In a genomic window of Pantanalinema sp.:
- a CDS encoding FAD-dependent monooxygenase has translation MERDAIVVGAGPAGAVSATLLARRGHRVLLLDKARFPRDKICGGALSPAALPILERIGAWPHLFPSALRLEGIRLVSPEGRSCEGRYPGGAGIPTYGLSLSRLSFDDGLVQLARREPTLEFRDGTAAQELLWQGDRCVGVRTSEGPVFSRVVLLAEGRFSKLHPALFRHPLARKRRVFVASFEGVERLDRLLELIVPRAGLQLVLNPQGATRAAIALVSTGSDAPRLGAAPVEGFLRLLREEPALQRRLREAFPVGPLHGLCLDPYQGEALPADGLVVLGDALRYFDPLTGQGMYRALRSAELASDVLGAALRDRLPTRQRLAPYRLAMEREFRWAYVFARTVARLTQSERAMNLAVRALSTQASLADRMAAYQGASLAPQRFFLDLFRLAALPLRWPGR, from the coding sequence ATGGAACGCGATGCGATCGTGGTGGGCGCAGGGCCTGCCGGGGCGGTGAGCGCCACGTTGCTGGCTCGCCGGGGCCACCGGGTCCTGCTGCTCGACAAGGCGCGCTTTCCCCGTGACAAGATCTGCGGGGGCGCCCTGAGCCCCGCTGCGCTGCCGATTCTCGAGAGAATCGGTGCCTGGCCTCACCTTTTCCCCTCGGCGTTGCGCCTCGAAGGCATCCGCCTCGTCTCGCCCGAGGGGCGATCTTGCGAAGGGCGCTATCCCGGCGGTGCGGGCATTCCCACCTACGGGCTCTCCCTTTCGCGTCTATCCTTTGACGATGGGCTCGTGCAACTGGCGCGGCGCGAGCCCACCCTGGAATTCCGAGACGGGACGGCGGCGCAGGAGCTGCTGTGGCAGGGCGATCGCTGCGTCGGGGTCCGGACGAGCGAGGGGCCGGTCTTCTCTCGCGTCGTCCTGCTCGCCGAGGGGCGCTTTTCGAAGCTGCACCCGGCCCTCTTTCGCCACCCGCTCGCGCGGAAGCGTCGCGTCTTCGTCGCCTCCTTCGAGGGGGTCGAGCGTCTCGATCGCCTGCTCGAGCTGATCGTTCCGCGCGCGGGGCTGCAGCTCGTCTTGAACCCGCAAGGCGCCACGCGGGCTGCGATCGCGCTCGTCTCGACGGGCTCGGACGCGCCTCGCCTCGGCGCCGCGCCGGTCGAGGGCTTCCTGCGCCTGCTGCGCGAGGAGCCCGCCCTGCAGCGCCGGCTGCGCGAGGCCTTTCCGGTCGGCCCGCTGCACGGCCTCTGCCTCGACCCTTACCAGGGCGAGGCGCTCCCTGCGGATGGCCTGGTGGTACTCGGTGACGCCCTTCGCTACTTCGATCCGCTCACGGGCCAGGGCATGTACCGGGCCCTGCGCAGCGCCGAGCTCGCGAGCGACGTGCTGGGGGCGGCGCTGCGCGATCGCCTCCCCACGCGTCAACGGCTTGCGCCCTATCGCCTGGCGATGGAGCGGGAGTTCAGGTGGGCCTACGTGTTCGCGCGCACGGTGGCTCGGCTCACCCAGTCCGAGCGGGCGATGAACCTCGCCGTCCGGGCCCTTTCGACCCAGGCGAGCCTCGCGGACAGGATGGCGGCCTATCAGGGGGCGAGCCTCGCGCCGCAGCGCTTCTTCCTCGATCTGTTCCGGCTCGCGGCCCTCCCGCTCCGGTGGCCGGGCCGCTAG
- a CDS encoding class I SAM-dependent methyltransferase yields the protein MQTPLNDPAMRLEEAGCTSCGETAGTYIRSVRDHLYRVDPREFKLMRCASCRMVYLSPRPVRADLALAYPPAYFWNGFDLKPARTWRDTAWNLWARQLVLRRVGFLRRAYPQASDLPVLDVGCGRGLFLREWRRVTGVEAHGVDLQPENIRFLRENHPAIQAFHADFLEWDAPQERYGAVTMWHLLEHLPDSRAALRKAHASLAPGGALIVGTQNYRSLSRYLQGSRWTLNDVPRHLSHYTEETLRRQLESEGFAVERVWHWTEFFPTLGAHLFASRILDAERNVKPLTGLVCNVLLSPLEALAIAFKRGCTLTVAARRGD from the coding sequence ATGCAGACGCCCCTCAACGATCCAGCGATGCGGCTGGAAGAGGCCGGATGCACGTCCTGCGGCGAAACGGCCGGGACGTACATCCGGTCGGTGCGGGACCACCTCTACCGGGTCGATCCGCGCGAGTTCAAGCTCATGCGCTGCGCCTCGTGCCGCATGGTGTACCTGAGCCCGCGCCCCGTCCGAGCCGATCTGGCCCTGGCGTATCCGCCCGCGTACTTCTGGAACGGGTTCGACCTGAAGCCCGCCCGCACCTGGCGCGATACCGCATGGAACCTGTGGGCCCGGCAGCTGGTCTTGCGCCGGGTCGGCTTCCTGCGCCGCGCCTACCCGCAGGCGAGCGACTTGCCGGTGCTGGACGTGGGGTGCGGCCGCGGGCTCTTCCTGCGCGAGTGGCGACGCGTGACCGGCGTCGAGGCCCACGGGGTCGATCTTCAGCCCGAGAACATTCGCTTCCTGCGCGAGAATCACCCCGCGATCCAGGCGTTCCACGCCGACTTCCTGGAATGGGACGCGCCGCAAGAGCGCTACGGCGCCGTCACCATGTGGCACCTGCTCGAGCACCTGCCGGATTCGCGCGCGGCGCTGCGCAAGGCCCATGCGAGCCTCGCCCCCGGTGGCGCGCTCATCGTGGGCACCCAGAACTACCGGAGCCTCAGCCGGTATCTCCAGGGCTCTCGCTGGACCCTCAACGACGTGCCCCGGCACCTTTCCCACTACACCGAAGAGACCCTGCGCCGGCAGCTCGAGAGCGAGGGGTTCGCGGTGGAGAGGGTCTGGCACTGGACCGAGTTCTTCCCGACCCTCGGAGCCCACCTGTTCGCCTCGCGGATCCTGGACGCCGAGCGAAACGTCAAGCCGCTCACCGGCCTGGTCTGCAACGTGCTGCTGAGCCCGCTCGAAGCGCTGGCCATCGCGTTCAAGCGCGGCTGCACCCTCACCGTCGCCGCCCGCAGGGGAGATTGA